In Chitinophagaceae bacterium C216, the genomic stretch CTTGGTTTTACCATATCCATTGGGGCAATATAAATAAACTGCGCTAGACGTGATTTCGATGGCTTCTGTCGGATGTTTAACTTTGAGAATAGCATCCTTATCAAATGTTTCTGGTACATCTCCCAGAAATGTTACATGTAGAAATTCTGCATTTTTCGATTTATCTTTTGCTAATAAGTTGTGATCTATAATTGCTTTTAAATTTGTAGAAGTAAGCACTATAACAGGAACATCAAATCCAAATTCTTTTTCGATTTGCACTGATATTTTTTGAGCAAGCTGTTTTGTATCTTCTTTATTTGCGGAGAATATGACATTGCCGCTTTGGACATAAGTATGCACATTTTTAAATTTTAACTTTTCATACAGCTGTTTTAAGGCATCCATTTTAATAATTCTTTTGCCGCTAACATTTATTCCACGAAGAAGCGAAAGGTATGTTACCATTTGATGTCGGATTTTGGAGTACTACTTTTTATGACAATTTTTTTGAATACTGATAAAGGTTGAGGATTTAAATATATTTCATATGCTAATCTATAAAAAAATGCAATCTTCCTTCGTGTGCGGTCAGCTTGCATATTACGTACGGTATGCAGAGGGGGTTATGCCTGTCCACTTTTTGAAAGCCCTAACGAATGCACTTGGCTCGGAGTATCCTATAATTGCTGCTATCTCTTTGACGGATGAAGAACTATTTTCAATATAATGGATGGCAAGCGTTTTTCGTACTTCCTCCACAATTACCAGGTAGGATATTCCTTCCTCTTTTAGTTTCCGTTGGAGGGTTCTCACACTCATATTAAAATTACCAGCAACTGCTTCGATAGACATTGCATAGAGGTAAGAGTTGGTAATAAGGTAATTGAAGATGCGTCGGGAGAAGCTGCCCTTCAGTTTTTGTGGCTGTTGTAACTGGTGTATTTGGTTTAATAACAATGTTTGGATTTCATAGTTGGCAGTTATAATGGGTGTTGCTAAAAATTCCTTTTTAAAATTAATCGAGTAATTTTCAGATTTACTAACCCTACAGTTAAATATGATTTCGTATTCGGCTTTGTAGTCTTTATGAAAACTGGGTATTCCTATTTTTATAGGTTCCGGATTTGTGAGTAAAAGCCCCCTCATTTCGTAAAGGGTAAATGTTACAAGGAAATCACCTATATGCTTCATGGAGCAAGGGAACTTTTCATAACCCTTGTTTTTGATAAAAGAAACACTGAATGTTTTTGATTGTTCTTCTATCAACATTGTATAGTAATCAGTAATCAGGTGCAGCAATGTTCCTGCATGTTGCAAGGCTTCTTTCACTGTGCTGCTCGTCTGAATAATCTGGCCCACAGCGTTTAAAGCAGCAAGCTGCATAGCTGCACCAAAATGTAGACCAGTCAACTTGTCATTGGAAAAATGAACAATATTTTTCCAGAGGGTTTCCATTTGATGGTTGGTGACCTTGTATCGGGATTTGCTATTCAAATCATGAATATTAATTGAGGATAACGAAGCAATTTTATCAATATCCATATTTCTGTCTTTACAGAAAATAAACAAGGCCTGCAAAAATGTTTTTCTGTAATTCATACAGTAAAGATAGCATGTTGTTCTGTGAGTATTGTGTTTAATGTCGTAAAGTGTTAATGAGATGTCGTGTAATGATAATGGCTAAAGGTTGTGGTCGAAATA encodes the following:
- the rhaS_5 gene encoding HTH-type transcriptional activator RhaS yields the protein MDIDKIASLSSINIHDLNSKSRYKVTNHQMETLWKNIVHFSNDKLTGLHFGAAMQLAALNAVGQIIQTSSTVKEALQHAGTLLHLITDYYTMLIEEQSKTFSVSFIKNKGYEKFPCSMKHIGDFLVTFTLYEMRGLLLTNPEPIKIGIPSFHKDYKAEYEIIFNCRVSKSENYSINFKKEFLATPIITANYEIQTLLLNQIHQLQQPQKLKGSFSRRIFNYLITNSYLYAMSIEAVAGNFNMSVRTLQRKLKEEGISYLVIVEEVRKTLAIHYIENSSSSVKEIAAIIGYSEPSAFVRAFKKWTGITPSAYRT